In Amycolatopsis sp. FBCC-B4732, the genomic stretch GCGTCGACCGCTTCCTGGCGGGCACGGCGTACCTCGACGGCTCGCGCCCGAGCCTGATCATGAGCCGCGGCTACTACACGCGCACGGTGATCGCGGCCTGGGACTTCCGCGGTGGCGCGCTGACCGAGCGCTGGAAGTTCGACTCGAACACGGCCGGCTCGCAGTACACCGGCCAGGGCAACCACCAGCTGGCGATCGCCGACGTCGACGCGGACGGCCGTGACGAGATCGTCTTCGGCGCCATGGCGATCAACGACAACGGCAGTCCACTGTGGAACACCCGGCTCGGCCACGGCGACGCGATGCACGTCGGCGACCTGATCCCGGGCCGGCCGGGGCTGGAAGAGTTCAAAGTGGACGAAGACACGTCGAAGCCGGGCGCCTGGATGGCCGACGCGAAGACCGGGCAGATCCTGTGGCAGTTGCCGTGCGGCTGCGACAACGGCCGCGGGGTGTCGGACGACATCTGGGCGGGCAGCCCGGGTGCGGAGTCCTGGTCGTCCGGGGTGGCGGGGCTGCTGAACACGAGCGGCCAGAACACCGGGCGCAAGCCGTCGTCGGCCAACTTCGTCGTCTGGTGGGACGGCGACGCCCAGCGCGAACTGCTGGACGGCACGCACATCGACAAGTACGGCACCGGCGCGGACACGCGCCTGCTGACGGCGTCGGGCGTGCACGCCGACAACGGCACGAAGAACACGCCCGCGGTGCAGGCGGACCTGTTCGGGGACTGGCGCGAGGAAGTCGTCTGGGCGACGTCGGACAACCGGGCCCTGCGCATCTATTCGACGACCGACCCGACGAGCATCTCGCACGTGTCGCTGATGCAGGACCGGCAGTACCGGGAAGCCGTGGCGTGGCAGAACACCGCGTACAACCAGCCGCCGCACCCGAGCGTCAATCCAGCGTGACGGGCGCCGAGCTTTCGAAGCGGTAACCGACCCCGCGCACGGTGGTGATCGGATCGAGGTGCGGCTCGAGCTTCGCCCGCAGCTTGCGGACGTGCACGTCGACGGTCCGGTCGTTCCCGTCCTGCCGCGGCCACAACGCGCTCTTGAGCGCGGTGCGGGTGAAGACGCGGTCGGGGTGGGCGCGCAGGTAGTGCAGCAGATCGAATTCGAGGCGGGTCAGCTCGAGCGGGCGACCCAGCAGGATCGCCCGCCTCGAGCGGGCTTCGATCCGCAGGAGGGGATCGGGAACGGCCCGCAGGTGCCGGCGCGAGCTGACGACGTCGACACTCGCGACGCCGTCGAGCGCACTGGCCAGCCGAGCGGCGACGGTGGCGGCGTCGACGGCCCGGCCGACGAGGTCGATCCGAATCCCCACGTGCAGAACCTCGGCGTCGGCTCGCCGTTCCGGCAGGATCTTCATGCGGACAGATTGTCGAGGTCCGACCGGGGAAAGGGGTAGTGCGCCCGGCTGGTGAAACGACTTGCTTCCCGCCGGGCCGGCCGCGGGGCAGGATGACCACCGTGGTGGAGATCAGCTTCCTGACCGAGTCCGACCGCGCCGCCTGGGAAGTGCCGGCCCGCGGGAAGGACACCTACTTCGCCGTCGACCGCGCGGCCGCCGACTACGACCGGACCTGGCGGCGCCTGCTCGACGACGACCGGATCCGCGGCATCGCCGCCCGCCTCGACGGCTTCGCGCACTACCTCTTCCACGCCAGCGTCTGGTACTCCGGCAAGTGCTAGCTCGCCGACTTGTTCGTGGCTCCCGGGGCCGGCGCCAGGGCGTCGCGACCGCGGTGCTCGGCTGGGTGGCGCGCGACGCCGAGGAGCAGGGCTACCCGGGTCTCTACTGGAACACCCTCGAAGACGCCCCGGCCCGCGCGCTCTACGACCGGGTCGGCCGGCTGCACGAAGGGCTCATCCACTACGGCTACCGCCGCGGGCCGGGCTGATTCCCAGCATGTGGGTGCGGTCCGCCGGACTGGTTAGAGTCCGGGCGTGACCTCGACGATCCGCGCCGCCGCGCTCGTGCTGATGGCCGTCGTCGTGCTCGCCGGGTGCCGCCACGACCCGCCCGCCGCACCGGGAAAGCGGTGGCCCGTGGTCGCCGAGGCGGGCGGGCCGCAGCTTCAGTCCAGTCCGAGGTGATCGCGCAGGGTCGTGCCGGTGTAGTCGGTGCGGAAGGAGCCGCGCTCTTGTAGCAGTGGGATGACTGTGTCGGCGAATTCGTCCAGGCCGCCCGGGGTCATGTGCGGGACGAGGATGAACCCGTCGCTCGCGTCGGCTTGTATCGGGGAATCGGTGGGCTGAGGCGGCCGAGCTGAGCCGGGGTCAGTCGAGTCCGAGGTGATCGCGCAGGGTCGTGCCGGTGTAGTCGGTGCGGAAGGAGCCGCGCTCTTGTAGCAGTGGGATGACTGTGTCGGCGAATTCGTCCAGGCCGCCCGGGGTCACGCGCGGCACCAGGATGAACCCGTCGCTCGCGTCGGCTTGCACCGGGGAATCGGTGGGCTGAGGCGGCCGAGCCGAGCCGGGGTCAGTCCAGTCCGAGGTGATCGCGCAGGGTCGTGCCGGTGTAGTCGGTGCGGAACGAGCCGCGCTCCTGCAGCAGCGGGACCACCGCGTCGGCGAACTCGTCCAGGCCGCCCGGGGTCACGTGGGGCACCAGGATGAACCCGTCGCTCGCGTCGGCCTGCACCAGCTCGTCGATCGCGTCGGCGACCGTCGACGGCGAGCCGATGAACGTCTGCCGGGCCGTGACTTCGATGATCAGCTCG encodes the following:
- a CDS encoding rhamnogalacturonan lyase, translating into MSLRTSALSRLLAVGLLAAGLAPAPAGAAAAPQIDELNRGVISVHSTAGNRVGWRLLAGDPAGVAFAVYRDGTRVTTTAAGGPTGYLDAGAPAGAKYTVHAVVDGVERMSAFAAEESLSLDSTAAASTRDVPIQVPAGGTTPSGESYTYSANDASVGDLDGDGQYEFVVKWDPSNAKDNSQSGYTGNVYVDAYRLDGTRLWRIDLGRNIRAGAHYTQFQVFDYDGDGKAEVAMKTADGTRSGTGQVIGNASADYRNSSGYVLSGPEFLTVFNGQTGAAAATVNYDPPRGTVSSWGDSYGNRVDRFLAGTAYLDGSRPSLIMSRGYYTRTVIAAWDFRGGALTERWKFDSNTAGSQYTGQGNHQLAIADVDADGRDEIVFGAMAINDNGSPLWNTRLGHGDAMHVGDLIPGRPGLEEFKVDEDTSKPGAWMADAKTGQILWQLPCGCDNGRGVSDDIWAGSPGAESWSSGVAGLLNTSGQNTGRKPSSANFVVWWDGDAQRELLDGTHIDKYGTGADTRLLTASGVHADNGTKNTPAVQADLFGDWREEVVWATSDNRALRIYSTTDPTSISHVSLMQDRQYREAVAWQNTAYNQPPHPSVNPA
- a CDS encoding winged helix-turn-helix domain-containing protein, with protein sequence MKILPERRADAEVLHVGIRIDLVGRAVDAATVAARLASALDGVASVDVVSSRRHLRAVPDPLLRIEARSRRAILLGRPLELTRLEFDLLHYLRAHPDRVFTRTALKSALWPRQDGNDRTVDVHVRKLRAKLEPHLDPITTVRGVGYRFESSAPVTLD